Part of the Lycium ferocissimum isolate CSIRO_LF1 chromosome 6, AGI_CSIRO_Lferr_CH_V1, whole genome shotgun sequence genome, atttatgcaATGTCAAAAAGTATATTACGTCTTTCTTATGATTTACTTTATTTAGATTTCATAGATGCTTGGAATGATCTAAAAAAGGATTATAGTAtttcctccgtctcaaattatttgtcgtggttattaaaaatagttgtttcaaattatttatcgttttagaagttcaaggcataattaattattttttctcaattttacccatagtagaattttgtcataatagagatgacacataaataaatatttaatggagagagattaTAATTTAGACATACATAAGGGTAAAGTAGGTAAAATATCCTCctaaaataatactccctccgttgcATTTTATAgaacactctttcctttttagtcggtctatatttgaaaataattttattttatgaatgatacatatatctatattttggaaacttttttctttattaaaccATATTCAAATTCAACCACATTCATATAAAAtggtgtaaaataaaaaagcgaGAAATAATTTGAGAAGGAGGAAGTAAACCACAACGTCGGCTTATTGGTATACCAGATCAACTTAGATCAAATATCCCGTTGGAGTTCAGCTGATTTTTTTCGGAAGGATGCTGCTACAGACTACAGAAACTCAAAAAAATTCCTAATCTTTATTAAATATCAGCGGTTTGcaccttttattttttctattttgttaCAACACTTACATTcatataaaatgggacggaAGGAATATTTCCATGGCTCGAACCCGTAACCTTtagtgtaaaataaaaaagtgacaaataatttgagtaGGAGGGAGTAAACTATACCAAATCAACTTAGATCAATTTGAAGGTTCAATTCCCGTTGGAGTTCAGCTGATAACACTTTTTGGCCTAAGGATGCTGCTATATACTACAGTCGACAGAAACTACAAAAGTGATGTATAATCAATAAAAAATGGTAGTAAAATATCAGAAATTtgcatcttttattttttctattttgttcCAACACTTCTTGAAATCATTtttgcaatataaaaaaaaatatataatccCCAATATCTTTACCCAATCATTAGCATACCAACTCATACTTAAGCcgtttcataagcaaaatatacACGTATATCTTTTGTTCATCaaagaatagattaaagtgccacatatcctatacctcatttacaaatttaacttattatccAATTTCGGGGAAAACATTTAGGTCACATGACAGCAACTTTACAGTTAtgccaaggctccccttcaatTTTTGTCATGTCAAAATATAGTATTTTTTAATGTTGAAACTTGAGAGTAAGCTTTATCGTTTATTCTTGGTGCACTTAAGTCAAGCTCACGCTATACGTTTCTTTAGTTCTCTTATTTATAGCCAAGCCACGCAAATGAACAAAGGCACTCAGAAATCAATTTACATATTAATTGTCTAAAGTGCACAGTTTCTGCATCTATGGACGTTATAAACAAGTCTTTTTTCATGCTTTGTTTTCTCTTCAAGCTCAAGCTCTTACATGGAGCTAACACTATTATTGCTAACCAATCCCTTTCAGGAGAACAAACACTTGTCTCTCTGAATGGAATATTTGAGTTAGGCTTCTTCAAACCAGGTCAGTCCACCAAATATTACATAGGCATATGGTACAAAAAGATTAGTCCACAAACTGTTGTTTGGGTAGCAAATAGAGGAACACCAATATCTGATAAGAATTCTGCTGAGCTAAAGATCATAGAGGGTAAGTTGGCACTCTTCAATGGGTCAAAAACCTCGATTTGGTCCACAAATATAGCATCTAGTACTACTTCACAATCATCAGTGGTGGCAGTGCTTCTTGATAATGGTAATCTGATTTTATTAAGGGATGGTTCAACTATTTGGCAAAGCTTTGATCATCCCACAGATACATGGTTGCCTGGTGGGAAACTTTTGTTCGATCGTAACAAACAAAAGACGGCTCTTATATCATGGAAGAATGTGGAAGATCCTACACCTGGATTGTATTCAGGTCAGCACACGCCAAACGGTACGCAATCCTTGTTAGTATGGAATGGAACAAAACAATATTGGGCTAGTGTATCCTGGAATTTTCCTGTTTTGGGATTGTCACCTCAATTGCGAGCAAACTCTATTTTCAACTATACTTACATCAATAATGAGAATGAGAGCTATTTTACATATTTACCTCGTGATCCTTCAATTGTGACAAGATATTTAGTTGATGTATCTGGACAGGTTAAGTTAGTCACCTGGTCAGATACTTCAAAAATGTGGACTCCGTTATGGACCCAACCTTTAGAGCAATGTGAGGTTTACGCTTATTGCGGGCCATTTGGTTACTGCAATCAGGATTCTCCTGGCTACTGTAATTGTTTGAGTGGGTTCGAGCCTAAATCAAGTAGCGAGTGGGATATAAAGGACTTTTCTAGTGGTTGTGTGCGAAAAGCAGATATACATGAGTGTGctaatgttgttaatgatgagaAAAAGGACAGGTTTTGGGTGTATAATAACATGAGGTTGCCTCAAGATACTCAATCTTTTGAGTCAGCAAGTGTTTCAGATTGTGAAACCACTTGCTTGAataattgttcttgtgttgCTTATTCGTATAGTAGCAATGAGTGCTCTATTTGGAGAAGAAAGTTGTTGGACATGCGGCAACTTTCTGGAGACGATGTTAGAGGACGGACAATCCATATCAGGCTCGCACTTTCAGAATTTAAAACTTccaaaagcaaaaagaaaattataattggTGTTACTGTTTCTATATCAGTCTTCTTAGGACTTGTCCTAATGGCTTTAATCTGGAAGCAGCAAAGCAATCGTTACGGCTTTTCAAAGGTAGTGGAGGGTTCACTGGTGGCTTTTAGTTTCAAGGACTTGCAATATGCAACGAAAAATTTCTCCGAAAAATTAGGTGGAGGGGGTTTTGGTTCTGTTTACAAAGGGACATTGCCTGATTTATCGATTGTTGCAGTGAAGAAGCTTGAAGGCATTGGTCAAGGAGAGAAGCAATTCCGGGCAGAAGTTAGCACACTTGGAACTATCCACCATGTTAATCTTATACGTCTTCGTGGATTTTGCTCCGAAGGTAATAAGAAATTACTGGTTTACAAGTACGTGGAAAATGGTTCTTTGGACTCTCTCCTCTTCAAAGAAAACGAGTCAAACTTGTTGGATTGGAAAACAAGATACCAAATTGCATTGGGGACAGCACGGGGATTGTCTTATCTTCATCATGAGTGCAAGGACTCAATCATACATGCTGATATTAAGCCAGAAAACATCCTTCTTGATGCTAACTTCCAACCTAGATTGGCTGATTTTGGTTTGGCAAAACTTGTTGGACGAAATTTTAGCAGAGTAGTTACTTCCATGCGAGGCACGATAGGTTATCTTGCACCAGAATGGATATCTGGAGTAGCTATAACAACTAAAGCAGATGTTTATAGTTTTGGAATGATGCTTTTTGAACTTATATCAGGAAGGCAAAATTGGTTGAATACTCCAGATGaaaatgttaagttctttcctAGTTGGGCAGCTCATTTACTAGTTTATGCAGGTGACATGCTTTGCCTATTAGACAATAAGCTTGACAGGGCATCTGCTGATGCTGATGAGGTCTCCAAAATTTGTAAAGTTGCTTTATGGTGCATTCAAGACGACGAAAATAACAGGCCAGCAATGTCTGAAGTTGTGCAAATACTTGAAGGGGTTGTGGATGTTAACTTGCCTCCAATCCCTCATTC contains:
- the LOC132059748 gene encoding G-type lectin S-receptor-like serine/threonine-protein kinase At2g19130 → MDVINKSFFMLCFLFKLKLLHGANTIIANQSLSGEQTLVSLNGIFELGFFKPGQSTKYYIGIWYKKISPQTVVWVANRGTPISDKNSAELKIIEGKLALFNGSKTSIWSTNIASSTTSQSSVVAVLLDNGNLILLRDGSTIWQSFDHPTDTWLPGGKLLFDRNKQKTALISWKNVEDPTPGLYSGQHTPNGTQSLLVWNGTKQYWASVSWNFPVLGLSPQLRANSIFNYTYINNENESYFTYLPRDPSIVTRYLVDVSGQVKLVTWSDTSKMWTPLWTQPLEQCEVYAYCGPFGYCNQDSPGYCNCLSGFEPKSSSEWDIKDFSSGCVRKADIHECANVVNDEKKDRFWVYNNMRLPQDTQSFESASVSDCETTCLNNCSCVAYSYSSNECSIWRRKLLDMRQLSGDDVRGRTIHIRLALSEFKTSKSKKKIIIGVTVSISVFLGLVLMALIWKQQSNRYGFSKVVEGSLVAFSFKDLQYATKNFSEKLGGGGFGSVYKGTLPDLSIVAVKKLEGIGQGEKQFRAEVSTLGTIHHVNLIRLRGFCSEGNKKLLVYKYVENGSLDSLLFKENESNLLDWKTRYQIALGTARGLSYLHHECKDSIIHADIKPENILLDANFQPRLADFGLAKLVGRNFSRVVTSMRGTIGYLAPEWISGVAITTKADVYSFGMMLFELISGRQNWLNTPDENVKFFPSWAAHLLVYAGDMLCLLDNKLDRASADADEVSKICKVALWCIQDDENNRPAMSEVVQILEGVVDVNLPPIPHSFQVFDVEGSSSNA